Part of the Antechinus flavipes isolate AdamAnt ecotype Samford, QLD, Australia chromosome 2, AdamAnt_v2, whole genome shotgun sequence genome is shown below.
gtatcactctcatttcttttctcaattttcctttatcattcatctttttctttaaatcttccaAAAATTCTTGTTGGGCTCAagtccaattagcatttttgaggctttattttttttggggtAGCTGTTTTTACAGTATTGTCTTCTGAGATTATGTCTTAGTCTTCTCTGCCATTGTAGTAGTTTTTATGGTTAAGTTTTTTTGGGGAGTTGTTTGCTTATTCTTctaatctatttcttgactttgaattttgttaaagttgagctctgctcacCTTGGGGTGGAGGCACTGTTCcaaatttcaaagattttttttgtgcTATTATTTTTAGAACTAATTCTCGGAGCCTGCACGTTTTTGgttcttccaaggtggtgtgATCTGGGAAGATATatggtcactgctctcctggtctTTGGTCTGGTCTTTACCCAGCAGGGGCCCCTACTCCCCTGTAGCTGCAAATGCTAGTACTCTTTACCTTGAAACTATGACCAGGTCCCTTGTTACTCTACAGCCACAAGTGCTAGTGCTTCTATTCCACTCTGGAACTGCAACCTATAACTATGTATGGAAAATAGTTTCCAAGTAgcacctccttccttccttccttccttccttctttccttccttctttccttccttctttccttccttccttccttctttccttccttccttccttctttccttccttccttccttcctttttttttttttttttttttttgctcttctgctccaaaatttgatttgaagagTTAAGATAAAATTGTTCAGAGGGGAATATAGGGAGAATTCAGCTGGGTTGCTACATGTACTCCACTctcaaattcaattatttttcagggCTTTTCAAATGCAAAGTCTATATATTATCAAATGGGCAGTCAGAAGTGAAAGAAGTGATTGGGGACTCTCTTCCTTTATAGAATTAAAGTTCTGAGAATGCTAGCATCCATATACTTAAAATCTTATGCCAGAGACAAACTGCAAATCACCTCTGCACCTTTCCCACCTCACTACAGTCTTCTTCAATACTGATGGATCTACTCCCTCCCACGTAGCTTGTAGGTATTAGAAcaagaagggatcttagagaccaCTTAATTCTCTTTTTAGAAATAGTACTTGGCTAAGGTTATGTAAAATAGTGGAGGATCTGAATTTTGAGCCTGGAGCCTGAAAGAAATCCTATGTGGTCCCAGCTTAAATGATACAATCATAGtaacagatctggaaaaaaatctaGATCAACTCTTTGATTTTATAGGTGAGGGAATGAGAGCTAAAGAAATGATATAGCTTTCCTAAGAACAGAGAGTGGCAGAATGAATATTAAGTCCCAGATCTCTTCACACCCAGTcaaatgttcttttatttctattgcaCTAAGAATTGGTGGGAACATGTCACTTGTTTGCCCTGACAATAGCAGACCTTTACTGGCTTTGCTGCCTGTTTCTGTCCAGAGCTGGCAGTGGGCAGGTTCAGTCACCATTATCAGTGGCACCTTTCTCTCAGCTCAGAGTTTCTGGGAAAGGCTGAGGGCTATCATCCTCTGGACTATGAAAGCAAGTGCCAGGTCCTTAGTTTCTAAGGCCACACAAGGCAGGCAATCAACctaagaaaaataaggaatggGTGCTGACCATCTTGATGATTCATCCCTGTCCAGGTCTGCAGCTGGTTCTAAGACTTTTCTGTTTTCACTCTGATTTACTTTTGGTTCTACTTTAGTATGTGTTTTTCATTCTCTAAAGAAATTGCTTCCTCTTTTTCTACTGATTGTTAAAATTCTTCTAATCTTTTGATATCGCCTCTTCTGCTGTAAAACTTTCCATGATTTGCTACCTCACCaagctataatatatatgtatgtgtgtgtatgtatgtctctctatgtatacatatatgtatatatgtatcatttTGGAACTTTTTATAGGCTTAGTGTAAGGATATTTAGACACTAAAATCCTGCTTAGATGCCTCATTGGGACGTGGGACTCATCTCAGGCTTTGAATGCTTTTGCAATGACCACAGTCATGGATCCAGCCATGTAGCATCTGATAACTGATGATTAGTTTAGGTAAATTCAAAGAGGTTTCATGTCAGAAGTTTGGTCAATACTTGAAGAATTTTTTAGGTCATAATAACTTACAAAGTCCATTTATTAGGGGGTGGTCAATCGattaaccaataaacatttaataagtacttaccATATGCCAGGCAATGTTATACAGTGATATACACAGGCCAAAGTAaaaacagtcccttccctcaagaaatttacattctaatgggggagatagcaTGTACAGAGGAAATAAGTATATACAAGATACACAGAGGGGAAGACAGCTGTAGGCTCTAGTATCGATTAACATCCGTTTTGCTCTTGAAGTAAAGCATTTTGTGTCATCGATACTTGTGTACATGTCTCGTcccctccattagattgtaagctccttgtgggTAGGGATTGTGTCTTATTCCTGTTTTTCTCCACACTCCTGCCCCGCTTGCACATAGCAGAAACCATGTTTGCTGATTGAATTCGTTGTGTCTCTGGAGGGTCACAATCTGCAGGAGCTCCGGCGCAGTGCCTCATTGGCCACCAAAGTCTTTGTCCAGCGAGATTACAGCGATGGGACCATTTGCCAGTTCCAGACCAAATTCCCCCCTGAACTGGACAGCCGGGTAAGAAATTCTTGTCTCCAGTCTTGGTGTTTGGTCCAAGTCACGGACAAATCATTTATGGGAAAGTGAATTAATGCGGAGCCCAAATATCCTCTTGCCCACACATTATGGAAACCAGGTCTGTATTAGTCAGcggtcagtcaacaagcacttattaatatGCTGGGCATTGTACTAAATGTTGAAGTTAcccaaaagacaaaagacagtacCTGAACTGTCTCATATTCTAATGAGACAATAAACTATGTACAGTGAAGTCTTAATTAGGACAAATGATGAATCTTGCAAAGTGGTTGAATTATTCAAATGGTATTATCTGAAGTGATATGTAACATGTAATAGATTTCAGTCCACTTttagaattatgaaatgaaaatttcactGTACCCGGATTAATTGTTCACACTAACTGAGACCTAGTTTTATATGCAAGAAATGGATAGTAGAAAAGAGTAACTTCAACGAGGAAGCTTAGTTAGGGGCCCTTGAGCACATCCATGACTCATATAGATTGATTATTGGACTCCAATTTCAGGGAGCTGGGCCAGGGCCTGCAAGGAAGCTTGGGGATGGCCCAGCTGGGTTTGACTCTGGGTTCTGGATCACTCAGTTCCCATCACCTTAGCTCTAGCCTATGGAATTAAGAGAGAACATCACACTAGTTCTATTTATCAGGTCAGACAAATTCGGATGCATATACCAGTTCGCTCCAAGTTGCCTCCATTGCTTTCTGTCCTTGACCAACCCTTCTAGAAAAATGCCAGCCATTCCTTGCCCCGGGGCCAGCCAGCAGGCAAATGCATACCTTTGGGAGCCATTTAACCCTGGAGGACAGCAGTAATAAGGGCAGAGATGACTCTGTAGAAAGGATGGCACTTTTTCTACTTGTTTCCATCAGTTTGTGTCTTGGGCAGAAACTGGGAGTCTCGCAGCTCCTTATCTACCCCCTGGAGAGCTTTGGCTTCAGGCAGACAGACATCTGTGGCTGCTGAGCTTAGTGATCAGGGAAGCCCTGGCAGCTTGTGGGGGTGGCTTAGAGGGAGCCCTGGGGAAAGGTAGGTGGGGCCAGTGGAAATTCTGTAGCCTAATGATTTGTGAAAACTACCTGCAAGGCAGGTCTCGTTCTGTCCCCTTGCATCTGGTCGGACGTCATCCCAACCATTCAAAGCTCGGGTTTTTCTTACTTAGCTACCTCTAGGGAAAGCCATTCCAGTCCTCCCTTGACAGCCAAAGATGGTGTCTCATCCCATTTGCTTGAAGCAATTCCATGTCTAAGGCCCCCTCATGGGTCTAACTGCAGAGTTTCTTGTTTGCAAGCTTCCTTCCCTACATGGGGCcccacacacattcatacactgAGTCCGGATGTACCTCTCTCCTCCTAGCCAACCTAACCTTGTAGTCTGTAATCTCTGGAACCTGAAACTAGGCCTTCAATCTTGTTCTTCCTCCAGATTGAGCGGCAGCTGTTCGAGGAAACTGTGAAGACGCTCAACAACTTTTATGCTGAGGCTGAGAAGATTGGGGGGAGCTCCTATTTAGAGGGTTGTCTGGCCTGTGCTACGGCGTACTTTATCTTCCTCTGCATGGAGACTCATTATGAGAAGGTGGCTCCCGACCCAAACCCGACCTTACCAGCAGACACAGtacctcctctccttttccatcCTGTGCTTCCTTCCCTGTCCCCCTCACTCTCCCTCTTCCTGTTCCCCCTTCCTTCTGCACCCTTGACCACCCCAATCGCCAACTCACACTCTTTCTGCAGGTCCTTAAGAAGATTTCCCGATACATCCAAGAACAGAATGAGAAGATATTTGCTCCTCGAGGCCTCCTTCTCACTGATCCTGTAGAACGGGGAATGAGGGTTGTATCCTTTCTGATTTTAACCACCTGGCTCTGAGATGAGTGGATTGGACAGCAAGCAGGTATCCATGTCTTTAAGTCGTGGATGGAGAACAGAGAGTTTGGAAACAGTCCTGGATTGGTAGCTGGAGAAAGGAGGTTTGGTCTTGGGTGATGAATGGATCCATAGGGGACAGGGAATAGaaaacttccttttccatttaaattcGGCATTTTCTTAGCAGCTTGCATCTTAGAGAATTGCCAAAAGCACTAAGATGTTACCagtatatattattcttttgagGCAATGGGGGTAAGTGACTCGTTCGGGGTCACCCAGACAGTAAGTGTccaaggtcctcctgactccaaggctggtgtcctatgcactgtgccacctaactgttcCTACCAGAATGTGTTAGAGGCAAAACTAGAACTCAGGTCTCAGGCTTCAAGACTGGATCTCTATCTGCTATATCAATTTGCTTCTCAAGTTGATACCTATGGAAATTTTTTGGACATACCTTGCAGAAGTAATTGTATTGATTTACACTTAAAGCAAGAGGTGAAAGTCAGCTGAAATACATGAGGTAGCAGATCAGATCTGGCCTGGGCTAGGTAGAGTGCACCTGTCAGGACAGCTCAATTCCCGGAAGGGAAAGCCGAAGCTCAGTGGTTATTTTACCCTACTGCAGGCTTTGGAAAGTTCAGTCCCTAGAGGGCTGTTCCACATGGTGAGATGGACTGGCTGGTGGATGGTTAgtgaaagtcatttaattctctaggatcagtttcctcatttgtaaaaagaaggaGTTGATGTCCTTCAAGGTTCCTTTTGGGTTTTTGATCTCGTGAAGTCAGAACAGACATTGGGTGTAAGTAAGAGTCAAGTAGGACTGTTGACCACTGAATAATGTTATCTCTTGCATGAAGGGAGAGTATGAGGAGCTTCCTCAGGGATTCTGCACCGGATGATGGCCTTAGGACTGGTCCCTTCCATCTGCCCCCTCCCATACTCCTACTGTTAGCCACGGAGGATGGCCAGCGTGGGGAGACAGACGACCTTGTGGGAAGGGAGACGGCCACCTTGGGGAGATGGCCACGGGGTGGATGTGGGCTCCGCCTTGCTGAGCGCCGGCTCCCAGAAAGCCGCTTGCCCCGGGCTCCTCCCTTTCCTTGACCGCCTCCGCCCCAGATCGAGATCTCCATCTACGAGGACCGCTGCAGCAGCGGCAGCGCCAGCAGCGGGAGCTccagcagcagcggcagcagcagcggAGGGGGCGGGGGGGCCGGGGGCCGGTGACTGGCCGAGAGTCCCTGCAGGGAGCTGTACTGCCGGGACGAGGGCCTCTCCGATCTGCGCAGGCTGCGCTACCAGAGCACTCGCTTCTGAGGCGCCCTCTCGACCTGCCGCTCCGTTGGGGgtggggcggggagggagggaggtgccCGGGCCCGGGACCAGATCCAACTGTGGGCAGCTGACCTCCAGGGACTCCTGATAGGCGGGGGACTACTCCTTACTGCTCAGGAGACCCCCCCCCCAGAAGGAGCTGTCCGCTTCCCGACACCCCCTTCCTCCGCCTGAAGCCTCTCCTTTCCCCCGGGGGCCACTCCCACCAGGGAGAAGTCGCAGTTCAGGGGTACAGTAAGGGGGGGCGCTTTTCTTGGAGCGTCTCTCCTGTTGAGCTTCTACTTCCCTTCCAGCAGCTGCTCTCTTAGAGACTGGATCTTCCAGGCCCGAGCTGAGCAGAGTCTAGAATTCCTGGCCCATCCCTTCCCTTGCATGATTCCTTAGCTTAGGGGATCCAAACCGCTGGATCTCTGCCCCAAAGTCCAATCGCTTTCCCTGCCAAACGCAATGGGCTGGCTACGCAAATACCTATGTTCTCTTGCTTGCCTGCCTACCTCTAGTGTCTTCTCTACAATGTCTCTCCTCCCTTGCTTTCTAGTGCTATCCTGACATCTTCCTCTATCTGTGAGCCATCTTCTCATAGGAATCTGGGGAGATGGAACTTCTCCAGCCCAGCCCCCAACGGGGCAGGAATGACAAGTCCCAGTATCTTCTCCAGGACCACTTGTCTTTCCAGGACTGAAAATGTCCTTGGCTTTCGTGTTCTCTCCTTAGCAAAGTGGGCAGGAGGAGGGACTCTGGTCAGGGGCATGATCCAAGAGTAGCAACAGACCTATGACCAAAGGAAAGGATGAGAGATGCTCTCATGTCTCACATGAAGTCCCAGTAACCcagagtaacttttttttttcatgaagaaaCTAGTTAGTGGGTTATGTGGCTCAGAAGAGAAGAaccttgggattttttttatttgtataatgggGACTGTCTATTTGGGAAAGGAGCATTTGTGAGGAGGGGAtgatgggagggaaagagatggaaaaggaaacaaattatggAGTCTGAGCATGGATGTAATGGTAAAATTTGGGTAGTGGATTCCTACAGAAAAGAAGGGTCCTTTGGCTTGTGTAATTCGGTAATGTAATTCTAACATCGAAAACAGAGAGAAGTAAGTAGGAATAGGTGTGAAGGAAGAGGAAGCAGAACTACTCTGTAAGGACCATCATGGCTGAGTTCCATTACAAAGCTCCAACTCCCTCTCTTCTCTAGCTGGGTTCCCTATTACTCTTATTcctccaatttttctccccttgTACCTTTATGTTACTGAACAGGGTTGTATATCTGTGTTCCCACAATGGACTGGCAAATTTGTGTGTATGTTGgggggagacaaagacagagacagacagagattctGTCATAAGATGGAATGGAGGGGCTGCCTGGGACTCTACTTCCCTTCCTACAGGCAGTCCTCCTGGAGCTGTGCCTGTGACTAGATTCTCCTCTCTGATATATGTCTTAGTTCATAAGTCAATGACTTTCCCCTGGCATCCTCTTTCCCCCACTTCCTTTCCCATATTCTTGTGTAAGTAAATAGCTGTGGGACTGGGGACTTTCCCTTCTTGACTAGGGGCTACCATGCCAGGTGCTATTATGTACTTCTAGTTCCACTTCTTATTACTGGAATTTCTTTCCTCCCAGACCCTATTCTCTATTTTGTAAATAGGGAGTCAGATTCTGGGAGGGCAGCTTCCAACTATAGGGGTGATTCCAAGGTTATACTATGTAGACACTCTCCTTGTAGCTTACCATACAAGTTGTGACCTTTCTCTATCCCCTGTGACTTGGTTCCTCATGATGGCTCTGAGTGAGGGACTCTCTCCACGTGGTATGACATCAGTGTCCCTTCAGGACACCTTCTTCTTAAAAACCATTGCATCTGAAGATCTGGATAATTGAAGCTTCCCCTGAGGGCATGATAAGGACCTGACTTTCCCATGAGGGGAATTCCCAGCAATGCTGCTCCAAGTGCCACTTGGTTAGAGAAAAAAGCAATCTCCAACCCGCAGTTGCTGTAGCAACAGAAACCAGGGAGCATCTCCCCCAGAGCTGAGACACAAAGAAACTGGAGAGGACTGTAGCCGGACCATCAGGGAACAGGGAATTCTgtgctccccacccccactctatAGTGGGAGGTGCAGAAAAGCAAGTCAAAGAGCCAGCAGGGAGTTCTCCAGAGCTGGAAAGAAGGATGGATTTTGTTTCTGCCAACAGAGGAACACCACATATAGACACTTCCCCCGGCCAATAGTCTAGGCTGCCATGGCCTGAGAGAACCAGGGGTAGGTGACTATAGCTTAATCCCTCACCTGAGCCACAGGGCTAATAGAGCAAGCCTTGCCATTTATGGCCCATCTTGTTTCTTAATGTATTTTCCAGTTTTGTGCTGGTGTTCCTTATTTTAAAACCAATGTATCTCCACCTACCTTCTGGATGTCCATGCATGAAGAACAGaaaagccttttctttttaaatcaataaaaggaCCTGCTTGACCTTGGGTTTTGTGTCACTTTTTCTCCAGTTAGCCAGAAAAGCTTCACATTCATGGTGGGCCCCTTCCTCTTATATCATATTCATGAGGTGGAGTTGAACAGTCATGGAGAAATGAGTGTTCTGTCATTGTGTAGTCAGGTGACTGAGATACACAAGGTTGGTACTTTGTATACTATAAAacactatatatctatatctagacaTATCTATAGagctatatacacacatgaatgATTATTACTGTAACCTGAGCATACACATACTCCATCAGAGCAGAGCCAAGATTAAAACTCAACATCCTTGATTTGCAGCAGAGACATCTGGGAAATGCCCTTAGTTGAGGCAAGCCAACATCATTTacattccatttctctctctctgtgtgtgtctatctctgtctctttctttctctttctctctctgtctctctctccctccatctctgtttctttttgtcattctgtctttctctgtctctctctctctctctttttgtctcttgtctctgtttctctctgtctttttgtgtctctctctctttgtgccctctatctctttctgtcttttttcatgtctgtttctttttattttctctttacatttcccttcttccttttcccttcctcccacttccaccctctgtcttcctcttttcctgCCCTTCTCtatcatccttccttccttgattGCTTTTGTGCCCTGCTCATCTCCCCAAACTGGTTGCTTCTAGTTAGACCTGGCTTCTACCTTATACTTGTGTATAGAAGAATAATGAAGTAATGACTTCATTCAAAAGATATTTAGTGAGTAGCTATTATGTGCGGAGTGTTCTTTTTATGACTAATAATTGTGTTAATAATTACtcaaatggatttgtgatctcattgatttggCTGCCCCATCCAAGGATGTACATTCTGAATCTTGTATGACTCCTGCTTAGGCGTTTCCTTCAGTTTGTCCCAGATGAATCCACCCAACCAGGTAGAGTCCTTGCTTGCTTTCTCCCCACATATAGAAGATACCAGTGGATTGCTCTCCCAGTTTTAATATGGATAAATTTAAAATCTTGCATTCAACTTGAACAATCATTCCATAAGTAAAGGGTGGAGTAAGCATGGTTAGACACTAGCTCATAAGACAAAGCTCTGAAGTGTCTTACCCAACATCACATGGGAATTAAGTATCTGGTCTTTTGATGTGGAGTCCTGTATTCTTCCCATGATATCATATGTCTCTTTTTCATCATATAATAATCAATAAGATAGAGTCTTTGCCCTCTGGGAATTTATATTCCATTTCTAAACTAGAACGAGACCCTGATTATCCTAGGAAAGAAACAGGTTTACCCAAATGCCCTAGAAAGAGTTCTTTTCATGACATAGTCACACATGTCAATTGATGGGGATGAAGAAATAGCTAATGAGAATATAATAGAGCACAATGATGTAACAGAGGCAAAGTTTACATTTGGTGATTATACCTGGATGCATTTTCCTGGGGTCCTTTAGGGGTCAACACCTGTTGACTCTTCAG
Proteins encoded:
- the GOLGA7B gene encoding golgin subfamily A member 7B isoform X1, translated to MATEKPCLLIEFVVSLEGHNLQELRRSASLATKVFVQRDYSDGTICQFQTKFPPELDSRIERQLFEETVKTLNNFYAEAEKIGGSSYLEGCLACATAYFIFLCMETHYEKVLKKISRYIQEQNEKIFAPRGLLLTDPVERGMRVIEISIYEDRCSSGSASSGSSSSSGSSSGGGGGAGGR
- the GOLGA7B gene encoding golgin subfamily A member 7B isoform X2, with translation MATEGHNLQELRRSASLATKVFVQRDYSDGTICQFQTKFPPELDSRIERQLFEETVKTLNNFYAEAEKIGGSSYLEGCLACATAYFIFLCMETHYEKVLKKISRYIQEQNEKIFAPRGLLLTDPVERGMRVIEISIYEDRCSSGSASSGSSSSSGSSSGGGGGAGGR